In one Aromatoleum aromaticum EbN1 genomic region, the following are encoded:
- a CDS encoding molybdopterin-dependent oxidoreductase yields the protein MTLAPKPQSVAKVPSYCYNCVAGPDFMTVKVVDGVATEIEPNFAAEDVHPARGRVCVKAYGLVQKTYNPHRVLQPMKRTNPKKGRNEDPGFVPVSWDEALDLVAAKLTATRAKGVTDEAGLPRLAASFGHGGTPAMYMGTFPAFLSAWGPIDFSFGSGQGVKCVHSEHLYGEFWHRAFTVAADTPLADYVISIGSNVEASGGPCAVTRHAGARVRGYKRVQVEPHLSVTGACSAEWVPIRPKTDPAFMFALIHVLVCEQGLDKLDVPFLRDRTSSPYLVGPDGLYLRDAATRKPLLWDERTGRAVPFDTPGAVPAVAGCFAVAGAVSVDADDVCREMGAVEGKTAFTMLVEHMKKYTPEWAAGVCDVPAATIRRIANEYLEAASIGTTIEIDGHTLPLRPVAVTLGKSVNNGWGAFECCWARTLLATLVGALENPGGTLGTTVRLNRPHDDRHVSVKAGEDGFMAQNFNPTDKEHWVSTPTGRNAHRTLVPIVGNSAWSQALGPTQLAWMHLREVPSDWSMPAPTLPDVWFVYRSNPAISFWDTPTLVDTIATFPFTVCFAYTVDETNWMADVLLPEATDLESLQMIKVGGTKFVEQFWEHRGVVLRQPAVEPQGEARDFTWISTELAKRTGLLEGYNAALNRGAGGGAPLKGEHYDHSLDLSQEHGVEPIWDAICKASSASLSNGAETHDLEWFKAHGFYTVPMSKFDWYLTPTMEKQGLRYEMPYQERLLRIGRELGNRLHEQKMHWWDAQLSEYTALPEWHDVPGRWTEQLVNVGANPDDFPLWLLATKSMQYHTGGNVSIALMREVSQNVRGHTGVIINAGTAKRLGIAEGDRVEIRSHIGATYGDAVLAQGVRPDTLVILGQFDHWATPFAKDFGMPSLNTIAPMSLELTDATGSGSDIVRVALRKVAAKETV from the coding sequence ATGACGCTTGCCCCCAAGCCGCAGTCGGTCGCGAAAGTCCCGAGCTACTGCTACAACTGCGTGGCCGGCCCGGACTTCATGACCGTCAAGGTCGTCGACGGCGTCGCGACCGAAATCGAGCCGAACTTCGCCGCCGAGGACGTCCATCCGGCGCGCGGCCGCGTGTGCGTGAAAGCCTACGGACTGGTGCAAAAGACCTACAACCCGCACCGCGTGCTGCAGCCGATGAAGCGCACGAACCCGAAGAAAGGGCGCAACGAGGATCCGGGCTTCGTGCCGGTGTCGTGGGACGAGGCGCTCGACCTCGTCGCCGCGAAGCTCACCGCGACGCGCGCGAAAGGGGTGACGGACGAAGCCGGCCTGCCGCGACTCGCCGCGAGCTTCGGCCACGGCGGCACGCCGGCGATGTACATGGGTACGTTCCCGGCCTTTCTTTCCGCGTGGGGCCCGATCGACTTCAGCTTCGGCTCGGGCCAGGGCGTCAAGTGCGTGCACTCCGAGCACCTGTACGGCGAGTTCTGGCACCGCGCCTTCACGGTCGCGGCCGACACGCCGCTCGCCGACTACGTGATCTCGATCGGCTCGAACGTCGAAGCCTCCGGCGGCCCGTGCGCGGTCACGCGCCACGCCGGAGCGCGCGTGCGTGGCTACAAGCGCGTGCAGGTCGAGCCGCACCTGTCGGTGACCGGCGCCTGTTCGGCTGAATGGGTACCGATCCGGCCGAAGACCGACCCCGCGTTCATGTTCGCGCTGATCCACGTGCTGGTGTGCGAACAGGGGCTCGACAAGCTCGACGTGCCGTTCCTGCGCGATCGCACCTCGTCGCCGTATCTCGTCGGGCCGGACGGCCTGTACCTGCGTGACGCGGCGACACGCAAGCCGCTGCTGTGGGACGAGAGAACCGGGCGCGCCGTGCCGTTCGACACGCCGGGCGCGGTGCCGGCCGTGGCCGGATGCTTTGCCGTGGCCGGTGCCGTGAGTGTCGATGCCGACGATGTGTGTCGCGAGATGGGTGCGGTCGAAGGCAAGACCGCATTCACGATGCTCGTCGAGCACATGAAGAAATACACGCCGGAATGGGCCGCGGGCGTGTGCGACGTGCCGGCCGCGACGATCCGCCGCATCGCCAACGAATACCTCGAAGCGGCGTCGATCGGTACCACGATCGAGATCGACGGCCACACTTTGCCGCTGCGCCCGGTCGCGGTGACGCTCGGCAAGTCGGTCAACAACGGCTGGGGCGCGTTCGAATGCTGCTGGGCACGCACGCTCTTGGCGACTCTCGTCGGCGCGCTCGAGAACCCCGGCGGCACGCTCGGCACGACGGTGCGGCTGAACCGCCCGCACGATGACCGCCACGTCAGCGTCAAGGCCGGCGAAGACGGCTTCATGGCGCAGAACTTCAACCCGACCGACAAGGAACACTGGGTGTCGACGCCGACGGGGCGCAACGCGCACCGCACGCTCGTGCCGATCGTCGGCAACAGCGCCTGGAGCCAGGCGCTCGGCCCGACCCAACTGGCGTGGATGCACCTGCGCGAAGTGCCGAGCGACTGGTCGATGCCGGCGCCGACGCTGCCGGACGTGTGGTTCGTCTATCGCTCGAACCCGGCGATCTCGTTCTGGGATACGCCGACGCTGGTCGACACGATCGCGACGTTCCCCTTCACGGTGTGCTTCGCCTACACGGTCGATGAAACCAACTGGATGGCCGACGTGCTGCTGCCTGAGGCGACCGACCTTGAGTCGCTGCAGATGATCAAGGTCGGCGGCACGAAGTTCGTCGAGCAGTTCTGGGAGCACCGCGGCGTCGTGCTGCGCCAGCCCGCGGTCGAGCCGCAGGGCGAGGCGCGCGATTTCACGTGGATCAGCACCGAACTGGCGAAGCGCACGGGGCTGCTCGAAGGCTACAACGCCGCGCTCAACCGCGGCGCCGGAGGCGGGGCGCCGCTCAAAGGCGAGCATTACGACCATTCGCTCGACCTGAGCCAGGAACATGGCGTCGAGCCGATCTGGGACGCGATCTGCAAGGCTTCGTCGGCGAGCCTGTCGAATGGCGCCGAAACCCACGACCTCGAATGGTTCAAGGCGCACGGCTTCTACACCGTGCCGATGTCGAAGTTCGACTGGTACCTCACGCCGACGATGGAAAAACAGGGCTTGCGCTACGAGATGCCGTACCAGGAGCGGCTGTTGCGGATCGGGCGGGAACTGGGCAACCGGCTGCACGAGCAGAAGATGCACTGGTGGGACGCGCAGCTCTCCGAATACACGGCGCTGCCCGAGTGGCACGACGTGCCCGGGCGCTGGACCGAGCAGCTTGTCAATGTCGGCGCCAACCCGGACGACTTTCCGCTATGGCTGCTCGCGACCAAGAGCATGCAGTACCACACCGGCGGCAATGTCTCGATTGCGCTGATGCGTGAAGTCTCGCAGAACGTGCGCGGCCACACCGGCGTGATCATCAACGCTGGAACCGCGAAGCGCCTCGGCATCGCTGAGGGCGACCGCGTCGAGATCCGCTCGCACATCGGCGCGACCTACGGCGACGCGGTGCTCGCGCAGGGCGTGCGCCCGGACACGCTCGTGATCCTTGGCCAGTTCGACCACTGGGCGACGCCTTTCGCCAAGGATTTCGGCATGCCGAGCCTCAACACGATCGCGCCGATGTCGCTCGAGCTCACGGATGCGACCGGCTCGGGTTCGGACATCGTGCGCGTGGCGCTGCGCAAGGTTGCTGCTAAGGAGACCGTATGA
- a CDS encoding 4Fe-4S dicluster domain-containing protein, whose protein sequence is MTRYVMAIDLRRCVGCQTCTAACKNANATPPGVQWRRVLDIETGEFPDVRRSFVPISCMHCDEPPCEEVCPTTATKKRADGLVTIDYDTCIGCANCVMACPYEARSIVHEAKFAYGDTPIASESVRFDPARIGVSMKCTFCVDRIDEAARTGQVPGRDPEVTPACVNSCISGAMSFGDIDDPNSNVSRLLVETQSFRMHEELGTGPGVYYIWDKG, encoded by the coding sequence ATGACCCGCTACGTGATGGCCATCGATCTGCGCCGCTGCGTCGGCTGCCAGACCTGTACCGCGGCGTGCAAGAACGCCAACGCGACGCCGCCGGGAGTGCAGTGGCGCCGCGTGCTCGATATCGAAACGGGCGAATTTCCCGACGTGCGCCGCAGCTTCGTGCCGATCTCGTGCATGCATTGCGACGAGCCGCCGTGCGAGGAAGTGTGCCCGACCACGGCGACGAAAAAGCGCGCCGACGGTCTGGTCACCATCGACTACGACACTTGTATCGGCTGCGCGAACTGCGTGATGGCCTGTCCGTACGAGGCGCGCTCGATCGTGCACGAGGCGAAGTTCGCCTACGGCGACACGCCGATCGCCTCCGAATCAGTGCGCTTCGACCCGGCGCGGATCGGCGTGTCGATGAAATGCACGTTCTGCGTCGATCGCATCGATGAAGCGGCGAGGACCGGCCAGGTGCCCGGGCGCGACCCCGAAGTCACGCCGGCGTGCGTCAATTCGTGCATCTCGGGAGCGATGAGCTTCGGCGATATCGACGACCCCAACAGCAACGTCAGCCGGCTCTTGGTCGAGACGCAATCATTTCGCATGCACGAGGAACTCGGCACGGGCCCCGGCGTGTATTACATCTGGGACAAGGGGTGA
- a CDS encoding DmsC/YnfH family molybdoenzyme membrane anchor subunit — MKAKTLKAGERIGPRQQHNWDWRAASNFIAGGAGGGLLFFAALASLAGTDVRALLLGGMALIGAGLTCVWFEIGKPWRALNVYRHLATSWMTREAAVAPLVFVCGALALLTGHNLFVLLTGVFGAAFVYAQARILSADKGIPAWRHARCRPMLVATGFAEGAALVAVAAPFVITSAAGQIAVAAVTLGLLLIRVLLWRSYLAGLRADGAPEGSLRALGAVDGQFLKFGNLVPAALLLLAALGAPLAGLALIPAGLIAVGGGWLVKYTLVRRAAFTQGFALPHLPVRGRGPAGAAVKPGWGGAS, encoded by the coding sequence ATGAAAGCGAAGACCTTGAAGGCGGGCGAGCGGATCGGGCCGCGCCAGCAGCACAACTGGGACTGGCGCGCGGCGTCGAACTTCATTGCCGGTGGCGCGGGCGGCGGACTGCTGTTCTTTGCCGCCTTGGCGAGCCTCGCGGGCACGGACGTTCGCGCCCTGCTGCTCGGCGGGATGGCGCTGATCGGCGCCGGGCTCACCTGCGTGTGGTTCGAGATCGGCAAGCCGTGGCGTGCGCTGAACGTCTATCGGCATCTGGCCACCTCGTGGATGACGCGCGAAGCGGCGGTGGCGCCGCTGGTATTCGTCTGTGGCGCGCTGGCGCTGCTCACCGGTCACAATCTGTTCGTGCTGCTGACGGGCGTGTTCGGCGCCGCTTTCGTCTATGCCCAGGCGCGCATCCTGTCCGCCGACAAGGGGATCCCGGCGTGGCGCCATGCGCGCTGCCGGCCGATGCTTGTCGCGACCGGTTTCGCTGAAGGCGCGGCGCTGGTGGCGGTGGCGGCGCCGTTCGTAATTACGAGCGCGGCGGGCCAGATCGCAGTCGCCGCCGTGACGCTCGGGCTGCTGCTGATTCGCGTCCTGCTGTGGCGCAGTTACCTCGCCGGCCTGCGCGCCGACGGCGCGCCGGAAGGCAGCCTGCGTGCGCTGGGGGCGGTCGACGGACAGTTCCTCAAGTTCGGCAACCTGGTTCCGGCAGCATTGCTGCTGCTGGCGGCGCTCGGCGCTCCGCTGGCCGGCCTCGCGCTGATTCCGGCCGGACTGATCGCGGTTGGCGGCGGCTGGCTCGTCAAATACACGCTGGTGCGCCGCGCCGCCTTCACGCAGGGCTTCGCGCTGCCGCACCTGCCGGTGCGCGGGCGCGGTCCGGCCGGCGCCGCGGTGAAACCGGGCTGGGGCGGCGCCAGCTGA
- the padE gene encoding NADH-dependent phenylglyoxylate dehydrogenase subunit gamma, with translation MYEVRFHGRGGQGSVLASGILAAALVEEGKYAVSIPSFGFERRGAPVVSFLRASDRPIRQLTNIYHPDCLICVDPTLTRSVDIFAGLKPGGTLIQATHKPLAELVLPDTVGRVGLCDAVKIAIEIFRRPITNTLMLGAFAKTTGVVSLDALKRALEGSDFRDAGLAQNMTALERGYAETSVHQIERRVAA, from the coding sequence ATGTACGAGGTGCGATTCCATGGCCGGGGCGGCCAGGGTTCGGTGCTGGCGTCGGGCATTCTGGCCGCGGCGCTGGTCGAGGAAGGCAAATACGCGGTGTCGATCCCGTCGTTCGGCTTCGAGCGGCGCGGCGCGCCGGTGGTGTCGTTCCTGCGTGCGAGCGATCGCCCGATCCGCCAGCTCACCAATATCTACCACCCCGACTGCCTGATCTGCGTCGATCCGACGCTGACCCGCTCGGTCGATATCTTCGCCGGCCTGAAGCCGGGCGGCACGCTCATTCAGGCGACGCACAAGCCGCTCGCGGAGCTCGTGCTGCCTGACACGGTCGGGCGCGTGGGCCTGTGTGACGCGGTGAAAATCGCCATCGAGATCTTCCGCCGCCCGATCACCAACACCCTGATGCTCGGCGCGTTCGCGAAGACGACGGGCGTAGTGTCGCTCGACGCCTTGAAGCGCGCGCTCGAGGGCTCGGACTTTCGCGACGCCGGGCTCGCGCAGAACATGACAGCGCTCGAGCGCGGCTACGCCGAGACGAGCGTGCACCAGATCGAAAGGAGGGTCGCCGCATGA
- the padF gene encoding NADH-dependent phenylglyoxylate dehydrogenase subunit delta: MSRHQSYPLFNLEQAGVPDDLCPVATDISPMLPGDWRSQRPVVDRDKCVKCAVCWLYCPVQCVEEHAAWFDFNLNTCKGCGICATECPQRAITMIGEAQ, from the coding sequence ATGAGCCGGCATCAAAGCTATCCGCTGTTCAACCTCGAGCAGGCGGGCGTCCCCGACGACCTGTGCCCGGTCGCGACCGACATCAGCCCGATGCTGCCCGGCGACTGGCGCAGCCAGCGTCCGGTCGTCGACCGCGACAAATGCGTCAAATGCGCGGTGTGCTGGCTGTACTGCCCGGTGCAGTGCGTCGAGGAGCACGCCGCGTGGTTCGACTTCAACCTCAACACCTGTAAAGGCTGCGGCATCTGTGCGACCGAGTGCCCGCAGCGCGCGATCACGATGATCGGGGAGGCCCAGTGA
- the padG gene encoding NADH-dependent phenylglyoxylate dehydrogenase subunit alpha: MSTTTLEKPAVSAPKKQKVMLCEGNEAAALAVALARPDMVAVYPITPQSSLVEHVASLIADGKMDADIVDAEGEHSVLSVLQGGALAGARTYTATCGPGLAFMFEPYFRTSGMRLPIVMSIVTRDGITPQCVWGGHQDAMTVREVGWVQIYCETVQEVLDTTVMAFRIAEDHDVMLPVNICLDGNYLSYGTARIELPEQSDVDAFMGAKDVNWHVALDPLKPMAVDPLTGGAGGKGPATFVRYRKSQCRGMQNALGVIEAVHAEWAERFGRSYAPLVEEYRLEDAEFAIMTLGSMTGAAKDAVDEAREAGKKVGLIKIKTFSPFPVEALTRALSKVRALGVVDRSVGFRWNCGPMYQEVLGVLYRLAGQTGTVLPAMSFIGGLAGADITTGHFHRVIDATERLLDGPAPTEPVWLNEND; the protein is encoded by the coding sequence ATGAGCACCACCACGCTCGAAAAACCCGCCGTCAGCGCACCGAAGAAGCAGAAAGTGATGCTGTGCGAAGGCAACGAAGCGGCCGCGCTGGCCGTCGCGCTCGCGCGCCCCGACATGGTCGCGGTGTATCCGATCACGCCGCAGTCCTCGCTCGTCGAGCACGTCGCCAGCCTCATCGCCGACGGCAAGATGGACGCCGACATCGTGGACGCCGAAGGCGAACACTCGGTGCTGTCGGTGCTGCAAGGCGGCGCCCTGGCCGGCGCGCGCACCTACACGGCGACCTGCGGGCCTGGCCTCGCGTTCATGTTCGAGCCGTATTTCCGCACTTCCGGCATGCGCCTGCCGATCGTGATGTCGATCGTCACGCGCGACGGCATCACGCCGCAGTGCGTGTGGGGCGGGCACCAGGACGCGATGACGGTGCGCGAAGTCGGCTGGGTGCAGATCTACTGCGAAACGGTGCAGGAAGTGCTCGACACGACGGTGATGGCGTTCAGGATCGCCGAAGACCACGACGTGATGCTGCCGGTGAACATCTGTCTCGACGGCAACTACCTGTCGTACGGCACGGCGCGCATCGAGCTGCCCGAGCAGTCGGACGTCGATGCGTTCATGGGGGCGAAGGACGTCAACTGGCACGTCGCCCTCGACCCGTTGAAGCCGATGGCGGTCGATCCGCTCACCGGTGGCGCGGGCGGCAAGGGGCCGGCGACATTCGTGCGCTATCGCAAGAGCCAGTGCCGCGGCATGCAGAACGCGCTGGGCGTGATCGAAGCGGTGCATGCCGAGTGGGCCGAGCGCTTCGGGCGCAGTTACGCCCCGCTCGTCGAGGAGTACCGCTTGGAGGATGCCGAGTTCGCGATCATGACGCTCGGCAGCATGACGGGGGCAGCGAAGGACGCGGTCGACGAGGCGCGCGAAGCCGGCAAGAAAGTCGGCCTCATCAAGATCAAGACGTTCAGCCCGTTCCCGGTCGAAGCCTTGACGCGCGCCTTGTCGAAAGTGCGCGCGCTCGGCGTCGTCGACCGTTCAGTCGGTTTCCGCTGGAACTGCGGGCCGATGTACCAGGAAGTGCTCGGTGTGCTGTACCGCCTCGCGGGGCAAACGGGCACGGTGCTGCCGGCGATGAGCTTCATCGGCGGGCTGGCTGGCGCGGACATCACGACCGGGCACTTCCACCGCGTCATCGACGCCACCGAGCGGCTGCTCGACGGGCCAGCGCCTACCGAGCCGGTGTGGCTCAACGAGAATGACTGA
- the padH gene encoding NADH-dependent phenylglyoxylate dehydrogenase subunit epsilon, giving the protein MEQTQYLVVGSSHAALEAISAIRMHDATGTLTVVTRDAHLPYSPTVLPYVVSGKSAPERVFLRDDDFFARNAVSYRPGAGLAALHADSNTAELADGTRLAYDKLLLATGTSPAIPPIPGIDTVSYHVLRTLDDALGLREAIAQSRQAVVLGAGLVGMHAAENLVKAGASVTIVEMSDQLTAGYFDKVAAQMIEQAFTDNGAKILTGSRVVRLEPSSVGARLTLANGQSLEADLLLVATGVKPNLEYLNGSGVAFDHGILVDDTMRTSVANVWAAGDCAQAKHFFSPTPRVNAILPSATEQGRLAGMAMAGDAGIKPYAGGVPLNTYHFFGRHAISVGSSEAPEGSEVLTRFDEKTGRYLKAIFRDGRLAGIFGVNEFFDGGIMCQLIVRRMDLTADKERLVADPLKVGRELMSRTWR; this is encoded by the coding sequence ATGGAACAGACTCAATATCTCGTCGTCGGCAGCAGCCATGCGGCGCTCGAGGCGATCAGCGCGATCCGCATGCACGACGCGACCGGCACGCTGACAGTGGTGACGCGCGATGCGCACCTGCCGTATTCCCCGACCGTGCTGCCCTATGTCGTCTCCGGAAAATCCGCGCCCGAGCGCGTGTTCCTCAGGGACGACGACTTCTTCGCACGCAACGCGGTGAGCTACCGGCCGGGTGCGGGACTCGCCGCGCTGCACGCGGACTCGAACACCGCGGAACTCGCCGACGGCACGCGGCTCGCCTACGACAAGCTCTTGCTCGCGACCGGCACCTCGCCGGCGATCCCGCCGATCCCGGGCATCGACACCGTCTCCTACCACGTGCTCCGGACGCTCGATGATGCGCTCGGGCTGCGCGAGGCGATCGCGCAGTCGCGCCAGGCGGTCGTGCTCGGCGCAGGGCTCGTCGGCATGCACGCGGCCGAAAATCTCGTCAAGGCCGGCGCGAGCGTGACCATCGTCGAGATGAGCGACCAGCTCACCGCGGGCTATTTCGACAAAGTCGCTGCGCAGATGATCGAGCAGGCTTTCACCGACAACGGCGCAAAGATCCTGACCGGCAGCCGCGTCGTGCGCCTCGAGCCCTCATCGGTGGGCGCGCGCCTGACGCTCGCCAACGGCCAGAGCCTCGAAGCCGATCTCCTGCTCGTCGCGACCGGCGTCAAGCCGAACCTCGAATACCTCAACGGCAGCGGCGTCGCGTTCGACCACGGCATCCTCGTCGACGACACGATGCGCACGAGCGTGGCCAACGTCTGGGCGGCGGGCGACTGTGCGCAGGCGAAGCATTTCTTCTCGCCGACGCCGCGCGTCAACGCCATCCTGCCTTCGGCGACCGAGCAGGGACGTCTGGCCGGCATGGCGATGGCGGGTGATGCGGGCATCAAGCCTTACGCGGGCGGCGTGCCGCTCAACACCTACCACTTCTTCGGCCGGCATGCGATCTCGGTCGGCTCGAGCGAAGCGCCCGAAGGCAGTGAAGTCCTGACCCGCTTCGATGAAAAAACCGGGCGTTACCTGAAGGCGATCTTCCGCGACGGGCGCCTCGCCGGCATCTTCGGCGTCAATGAATTCTTCGACGGCGGCATCATGTGCCAGCTGATCGTGCGGCGCATGGACCTCACGGCAGACAAGGAGCGCCTGGTCGCCGACCCGCTCAAAGTCGGCCGTGAGCTGATGTCGAGGACGTGGCGCTAG
- the padI gene encoding NADH-dependent phenylglyoxylate dehydrogenase subunit beta, translated as MGRAYSTIAFDPAKCDGCGDCMTACAQAKTGTDDWARSRIQIVGRGNATQDATWDATQDAIKDATEKAFELALCRQCADPKCVTVCPAGALAKDGASGVIGWDASKCVDCLLCTVGCAYGGIALDEVSGHVSKCDTCDGKPACVPVCSKGALTYVTTANIYNEVGDWEDLFAPGLSGCQGCNTELLMRHTLRRVGPDTVLATPPGCVPGMGSVGFNGTTGTKVPVFHPLLTNTAAMLAGVKRQFKRMGRDVTALAIAGDGGASDVGFQSLSGAAERGEQMLFMVVDNEGYMNTGMQRSSCTPYGAWTSTTPIGAGCSAGQPAQGKTQDAKNLPLLMVNHRCAYVATASTAYMEDLYAKLDRAIEASKTGFAYVHVYSPCTTGWRFPSDQNMEVARKAVETNFVMLWEFTPSEGLRFSRSVDDPLPVTDYLKAMGRFRHLSADQIEHIQGKVVENAKFIQRFSEQAHGG; from the coding sequence ATGGGACGAGCTTACAGCACGATCGCCTTCGACCCCGCCAAGTGCGACGGCTGCGGCGATTGCATGACGGCCTGCGCGCAGGCCAAGACCGGCACCGATGATTGGGCGCGCTCGCGTATCCAGATCGTCGGCCGGGGTAACGCAACTCAGGACGCAACCTGGGACGCAACTCAGGATGCAATCAAGGACGCCACTGAAAAAGCGTTCGAGCTGGCGCTGTGCCGCCAGTGCGCCGATCCGAAATGCGTCACCGTGTGCCCGGCAGGCGCCTTGGCCAAGGACGGCGCGTCGGGCGTGATCGGCTGGGACGCTTCGAAATGCGTCGACTGCCTGCTGTGCACGGTCGGCTGTGCGTACGGCGGCATCGCGCTCGACGAAGTCAGCGGCCACGTGTCGAAGTGCGACACCTGCGATGGCAAGCCGGCGTGCGTGCCGGTATGCAGCAAGGGCGCGCTGACCTATGTGACGACGGCGAACATCTATAACGAAGTCGGCGACTGGGAAGACCTCTTCGCGCCGGGGCTCTCCGGCTGCCAGGGCTGCAACACGGAGCTGCTGATGCGCCACACGCTGCGCCGCGTCGGCCCCGACACCGTGCTTGCGACCCCTCCCGGGTGCGTGCCCGGCATGGGCTCGGTCGGCTTCAACGGCACGACCGGCACGAAGGTCCCGGTCTTCCATCCGCTCCTGACGAACACTGCGGCGATGCTCGCCGGCGTCAAGCGCCAGTTCAAGCGCATGGGGCGGGACGTCACGGCCTTGGCGATCGCCGGTGACGGCGGGGCGTCGGACGTCGGCTTCCAGTCGCTGTCGGGCGCCGCCGAGCGCGGCGAGCAGATGCTCTTCATGGTCGTCGACAACGAAGGCTACATGAACACCGGCATGCAGCGCTCGAGCTGCACGCCGTACGGCGCCTGGACTTCGACGACGCCGATCGGCGCCGGCTGCAGCGCCGGGCAACCTGCGCAGGGCAAGACGCAGGACGCGAAGAACCTGCCGCTGCTGATGGTCAATCACCGCTGCGCGTACGTCGCGACCGCCTCGACCGCGTACATGGAAGATCTCTACGCGAAGCTCGACCGCGCGATCGAAGCGTCGAAAACGGGTTTCGCCTACGTGCACGTCTATTCCCCCTGCACGACCGGCTGGCGCTTTCCGTCCGACCAGAACATGGAAGTCGCGAGAAAAGCCGTCGAGACCAACTTCGTCATGCTGTGGGAATTCACGCCGAGCGAAGGCCTCAGATTCAGTCGCTCCGTCGACGACCCGCTGCCGGTCACCGACTACCTCAAGGCCATGGGACGCTTCCGCCACCTGAGCGCCGATCAGATCGAGCACATCCAGGGGAAGGTCGTGGAAAATGCAAAATTCATCCAACGTTTTTCGGAGCAGGCCCATGGCGGCTAG
- the paaK gene encoding phenylacetate--CoA ligase PaaK, translating into MAARQDWESGRASAGDELEPIETASREELAALQLERMKWSLQHAYDNVPHYRAAFDAAGVHPSDLKQLSDLARFPFTSKKELRENYPYGMFAVPMSEIVRVHASSGTTGLPTVVGYTKNDIEMWAGVVGRSLRAAGGTRNDIILNSYGYGLFTGGLGAHYGGENLGAAVIPMGGGNTEKQVQLIREFAPTIILATPSYMLTIADELQRQGIDPTSTSLRLGVFGAEPWTNEMRREIETRLGIDAIDIYGLSEVIGPGVACECIETKDGPHIWEDHFYPEIIDPETGEVLPDGQLGELVFTSLTKEALPIIRYRTRDLTMLLPGTARPMRRMGKITGRSDDMLIIRGVNVFPTQIEEILLKHECLCGHYQLQITREHHMDEMTVLAEVRHDLSEVLSASQRAAIATELRHEIKSAVGVSADVHVLETDSIERTQVGKAKRVVDKRPKASV; encoded by the coding sequence ATGGCGGCTAGACAAGACTGGGAGTCGGGGCGCGCCTCGGCAGGTGACGAACTGGAACCGATCGAGACGGCGAGCCGCGAGGAACTTGCCGCACTGCAGCTCGAACGCATGAAATGGTCGTTGCAGCACGCATACGACAACGTGCCGCACTACCGCGCCGCGTTCGACGCCGCCGGCGTGCATCCGTCCGACCTGAAGCAATTGTCCGATCTCGCCCGTTTCCCCTTCACGAGCAAGAAGGAACTGCGCGAGAACTACCCTTACGGAATGTTCGCGGTGCCGATGAGCGAGATCGTGCGCGTGCACGCCTCGTCCGGCACGACCGGTCTGCCGACCGTCGTCGGCTACACCAAGAACGACATCGAGATGTGGGCGGGCGTCGTGGGCCGCTCGCTGCGCGCCGCCGGCGGCACGCGCAACGACATCATCCTGAATTCCTACGGCTACGGCCTGTTCACGGGCGGCCTCGGGGCGCATTACGGCGGCGAGAATCTCGGCGCCGCGGTGATCCCGATGGGGGGCGGCAACACCGAGAAACAGGTGCAGCTGATCCGCGAATTCGCCCCGACGATCATCCTCGCGACGCCGTCGTACATGCTGACGATCGCCGACGAGCTGCAGCGCCAAGGCATCGACCCGACTTCGACGTCGTTGCGCCTCGGCGTATTCGGCGCCGAGCCGTGGACCAACGAGATGCGCCGCGAGATCGAGACGCGCCTCGGCATCGACGCGATCGACATTTACGGCCTGTCCGAAGTCATCGGCCCGGGCGTCGCCTGCGAATGCATCGAGACGAAGGACGGCCCACATATCTGGGAAGACCATTTCTATCCCGAGATCATCGATCCCGAGACCGGCGAAGTGCTGCCCGACGGCCAACTGGGCGAACTCGTGTTCACGTCGTTGACGAAGGAAGCGCTGCCGATCATCCGCTACCGCACGCGCGACCTCACCATGCTGCTGCCGGGAACCGCGCGGCCGATGAGGCGTATGGGCAAGATCACCGGCCGCAGCGACGACATGCTGATCATTCGCGGCGTGAACGTCTTCCCGACGCAGATCGAGGAAATCCTGCTCAAGCATGAATGCCTGTGTGGCCATTACCAGCTGCAGATCACTCGCGAGCACCACATGGACGAGATGACGGTGCTTGCCGAAGTGCGCCACGACCTGTCGGAGGTGCTCAGTGCGAGCCAGCGCGCCGCGATCGCGACCGAGCTCCGCCACGAGATCAAGAGCGCGGTCGGCGTGTCGGCTGACGTCCATGTGCTCGAGACGGACAGCATCGAGCGCACGCAGGTCGGCAAGGCGAAGCGCGTCGTCGACAAGCGGCCGAAGGCGAGTGTGTGA